In one window of Spartinivicinus marinus DNA:
- the mpl gene encoding UDP-N-acetylmuramate:L-alanyl-gamma-D-glutamyl-meso-diaminopimelate ligase, protein MHIHILGICGTFMGSLALLAKELDYQVTGSDEHVYPPMSTQLSEQGIDVKEGYLPEHLTPAPDLVVIGNAMSRGNPAVEYVLDTGLPYVSGPGWLAQHLLQNRWVLAVSGTHGKTTTSSMLAWVLEYAGMSPGFLIGGVPKNFGYSARLGESSFFVVEADEYDSAFFDKRSKFVHYQPRTLIINNLEYDHADIFPDLAAIQTQFHHLIRTVPSNGLVIYPEGEPAIGQVIEKGCWTPTQTLNLSSSSNSKGDWQVQLIKPDASHFEVYLNGQLAGEVNWELRGMHNMANGLAAIAAARHVGVLPELASEALCKFQGIKRRLELIAEVKGVQVYDDFAHHPTAIATTLEGLRASVGTEKIIAVIEPRSNTMKMGVHKQQLVESTQAADLVFWYQPQGMEWDLTAALAQANGKAVCCEQVSDIVDHVKAQAGSDSHVVIMSNGGFQGIHQQIAKALAE, encoded by the coding sequence ATGCATATACATATTTTAGGTATTTGTGGGACATTTATGGGCAGCTTAGCCTTGCTGGCAAAAGAGCTGGACTATCAAGTAACCGGGTCTGATGAGCATGTTTATCCGCCCATGAGCACTCAGTTATCTGAGCAGGGTATAGATGTTAAAGAAGGTTATTTGCCAGAGCATTTGACTCCAGCCCCTGACTTGGTAGTGATTGGTAATGCGATGTCTCGTGGCAACCCAGCTGTGGAATATGTACTAGACACTGGACTTCCCTACGTATCAGGTCCTGGGTGGTTAGCTCAGCACTTGCTGCAGAATCGTTGGGTGTTAGCAGTATCAGGAACTCATGGTAAAACCACTACCTCTAGCATGTTGGCCTGGGTTTTAGAATATGCGGGTATGTCGCCAGGTTTTTTGATTGGAGGAGTGCCTAAAAATTTTGGCTATTCAGCCCGTTTAGGTGAAAGCTCGTTTTTTGTTGTAGAAGCTGATGAATATGATAGCGCCTTCTTTGATAAGCGCTCCAAGTTTGTCCACTATCAGCCAAGAACCCTGATTATCAACAACCTTGAATATGATCATGCAGATATCTTCCCTGATCTAGCTGCTATCCAAACCCAGTTTCATCATCTGATTCGTACAGTGCCAAGCAATGGCTTGGTTATTTATCCTGAAGGAGAGCCCGCCATTGGCCAGGTGATAGAAAAAGGCTGCTGGACCCCAACACAAACCTTAAATTTAAGTAGCTCTTCAAATTCCAAAGGCGACTGGCAGGTGCAGCTGATTAAGCCTGATGCCAGTCACTTTGAGGTCTATCTTAATGGACAACTGGCAGGAGAGGTTAACTGGGAGCTAAGAGGTATGCACAATATGGCAAATGGTCTAGCTGCTATTGCAGCTGCTCGTCATGTGGGGGTGTTGCCTGAATTAGCCAGCGAAGCACTGTGCAAGTTCCAAGGAATTAAGCGGCGACTAGAGCTAATAGCGGAAGTGAAGGGGGTGCAGGTCTATGATGATTTTGCTCACCACCCAACCGCTATTGCCACCACTTTGGAGGGTTTAAGAGCCAGCGTGGGTACTGAAAAAATCATTGCAGTCATTGAGCCGCGCTCAAATACGATGAAAATGGGAGTGCATAAACAGCAGTTAGTGGAATCGACACAAGCAGCTGACTTGGTGTTCTGGTATCAACCTCAGGGGATGGAGTGGGATCTCACAGCAGCCTTAGCGCAGGCTAACGGAAAAGCTGTATGCTGTGAGCAAGTATCAGATATTGTTGACCACGTGAAGGCTCAGGCAGGTTCAGATAGCCATGTGGTTATTATGAGCAATGGTGGGTTTCAAGGCATTCATCAACAAATAGCTAAGGCTCTAGCAGAATGA
- the mrdA gene encoding penicillin-binding protein 2, with protein sequence MNDRDTLKDHRREVKIFKNRIVLAAFCLVLLTGLLLSRLFVLQVVQYKELSTKSDENRIHLKPIPPTRGLIYDTHGILLADNKPSFNLSLIKERIKDLDATVRDLATLINISEEEIQGFYKRLRKRRAPYEPVPLKHGLTEEEIAIISVNEQRFTGVEIEAQLVRFYPQAEPFAHAVGYVGKINERELKQLDPQKYSGMRSIGKIGVERFYEEDLLGQVGYQEVETNARGRVLRVLNQQDPQPGVNLTLYLDSYLQQVSYEALAGKRGAIVAIEPKTGGILAMVSQPAYDPNLFVSGIPYKTYSALRDHPDRPLYNRASLGEYPPASTIKPMLALAALDLGVREPSYKIFDPGYYKLPNKPRLYRNWKRGGHGWVNLERAVYVSNDTYFYDLALNMGIDDLHDYLTKFGLGIRTAMDVAEQRPGLIPSREWKEGVKGVPWFPGETLISGIGQGYMLSTPLQLATATAVIANRGKWIQPKLLKSASGEIKRELPTAPKSIEVSNPAYWDFVNESMRKVVHDPRGTANYRIGKDLQYTMAGKTGTAQVVGIKQNERYDAKKLKKIHHDHGLFIAFAPIENPQIAIAVIVENGGGGSSAAAPVARKVLDAYLLPKLAEQRLAVSKPE encoded by the coding sequence ATGAATGACCGGGATACTCTGAAGGACCATAGGCGAGAAGTTAAAATCTTTAAAAACCGGATTGTTCTTGCTGCATTTTGTCTGGTGCTATTAACCGGGCTACTACTATCAAGATTATTTGTTCTACAAGTTGTTCAATATAAAGAGTTATCAACTAAGTCAGATGAAAATCGGATTCATTTAAAGCCAATCCCACCAACCCGAGGCTTGATCTACGACACTCATGGCATATTGCTGGCGGATAATAAGCCAAGCTTTAACCTGTCTTTAATTAAAGAGCGCATCAAAGATTTAGATGCTACGGTGCGTGACCTGGCTACACTAATAAACATTTCAGAAGAAGAAATTCAGGGTTTTTATAAACGCTTACGTAAAAGGCGTGCTCCCTATGAGCCAGTGCCACTAAAGCATGGTTTAACAGAAGAAGAAATAGCCATTATCTCTGTGAATGAACAGCGTTTCACTGGTGTTGAGATCGAAGCCCAGCTGGTTCGCTTTTATCCACAAGCAGAACCTTTTGCTCATGCAGTTGGTTATGTAGGAAAAATTAATGAAAGAGAGTTAAAGCAGCTTGATCCTCAAAAATATAGCGGAATGCGTTCAATTGGAAAAATCGGTGTTGAACGTTTTTATGAAGAGGATCTGCTTGGTCAGGTGGGCTATCAGGAAGTTGAAACAAACGCTAGAGGCCGTGTATTAAGAGTTTTAAACCAGCAGGATCCCCAGCCAGGGGTTAATTTAACTCTGTATTTAGATAGCTATTTACAACAAGTTTCGTATGAGGCGTTGGCTGGTAAGCGTGGAGCTATTGTAGCAATTGAGCCTAAAACAGGTGGGATACTCGCTATGGTTAGTCAGCCCGCTTACGACCCTAATTTATTTGTTTCTGGTATTCCTTATAAAACGTATAGTGCTTTAAGAGACCACCCAGATCGTCCTTTATATAATCGTGCATCGTTAGGAGAATATCCTCCAGCTTCAACTATAAAGCCAATGCTGGCACTAGCTGCTTTAGACTTGGGTGTAAGGGAACCCAGCTATAAAATTTTTGATCCTGGTTACTATAAACTGCCCAATAAGCCTCGTTTATACCGAAACTGGAAGCGAGGAGGTCATGGCTGGGTGAATTTGGAGCGAGCAGTTTATGTATCTAATGATACTTATTTTTATGACTTAGCTTTAAATATGGGGATTGATGATTTACATGATTATTTAACTAAGTTTGGTTTAGGTATACGTACAGCAATGGATGTTGCTGAGCAGCGGCCGGGGTTGATACCGTCTCGTGAGTGGAAAGAGGGTGTTAAAGGAGTGCCTTGGTTCCCTGGAGAAACCTTAATTAGTGGAATTGGCCAAGGCTATATGCTATCCACACCACTACAACTAGCAACGGCAACAGCTGTGATAGCTAATAGAGGTAAGTGGATTCAACCCAAACTACTTAAGTCCGCTTCTGGAGAAATAAAACGAGAGTTACCTACCGCTCCAAAATCAATAGAGGTGTCTAACCCAGCTTACTGGGATTTCGTTAATGAGTCCATGCGTAAAGTAGTTCATGATCCCCGTGGTACTGCTAATTACCGAATAGGCAAAGACTTACAATACACCATGGCAGGAAAAACAGGGACAGCACAAGTGGTTGGGATTAAACAAAATGAGCGTTATGATGCGAAAAAACTAAAAAAAATCCACCATGATCACGGTTTATTTATAGCATTTGCACCGATTGAAAATCCACAAATAGCGATAGCGGTTATTGTCGAAAATGGAGGCGGGGGAAGTTCTGCTGCAGCACCTGTTGCTCGTAAAGTGCTAGATGCTTATTTGTTACCCAAGTTGGCAGAGCAGCGATTAGCGGTGAGTAAGCCTGAATGA
- a CDS encoding glutamate-5-semialdehyde dehydrogenase codes for MDVKAYMADVGQRARQASKVIAKAPTQQKNAALTHIAEALSASHSSLLTANQQDLVQGQQKGLDAALLDRLELTPIRIEAMIDGLNQVASLPDPVGEIADLKYLPSGIQLGKMRVPLGVIGIIYESRPNVTIDAASLCLKSGNATILRGGSEAFHSNQAIAQCIQQGLEKAGLPSGSVQVVETVDRAIVGEMITMPEYVDVIVPRGGKGLIARISSDASVPVIKHLDGVCHVYIDSEADPEKAISIAINAKTRRYGVCNAMETLLINEQQATSLLPKLADMYLAKGVELRGCDRALSIVAGMNPASEEDWYTEYLAPTLSVKVVADMAEAIEHINHYGSHHTDAIVTENYTKARAFLTEVDSSSVMVNASTGFADGFEYGLGAEIGISTDKIHARGPVGLEGLTSQKYVVLGDGHIRQ; via the coding sequence ATGGATGTGAAAGCGTATATGGCAGATGTAGGCCAGCGAGCTCGCCAAGCTTCAAAAGTAATAGCCAAAGCCCCCACACAGCAAAAAAATGCCGCATTAACTCATATTGCGGAAGCGTTGAGCGCTTCTCACTCATCATTACTTACTGCAAATCAGCAAGACTTAGTCCAAGGCCAGCAGAAAGGGTTGGATGCAGCACTGCTTGACCGTCTAGAGCTAACGCCCATACGAATTGAAGCAATGATTGATGGTTTAAATCAAGTAGCCAGTTTGCCAGACCCTGTTGGTGAAATTGCTGATCTCAAGTATTTGCCCAGTGGTATTCAACTAGGCAAAATGCGCGTTCCACTTGGAGTGATTGGGATCATTTATGAGTCACGGCCTAATGTCACCATTGATGCAGCTAGCTTATGCCTAAAGTCCGGTAATGCCACCATTTTAAGAGGGGGCTCAGAAGCCTTTCACTCAAACCAGGCCATTGCCCAGTGTATCCAGCAGGGTCTTGAAAAAGCGGGTCTGCCTTCCGGTAGTGTGCAGGTAGTTGAAACTGTTGACCGTGCGATAGTGGGTGAAATGATCACCATGCCTGAATATGTTGATGTTATCGTACCCCGTGGCGGTAAAGGGTTGATAGCGCGAATTAGTAGTGATGCCTCCGTTCCAGTGATAAAACACCTGGATGGGGTTTGTCATGTTTATATAGATAGTGAAGCAGACCCAGAAAAAGCAATTTCAATAGCAATTAATGCGAAAACTCGCCGTTATGGTGTTTGTAATGCAATGGAAACATTGTTAATAAATGAACAGCAAGCAACAAGCTTGTTGCCAAAACTAGCAGATATGTATCTTGCCAAAGGGGTTGAGCTAAGAGGCTGTGATCGCGCCTTGTCAATAGTAGCTGGTATGAACCCTGCTAGTGAAGAAGACTGGTATACCGAATACCTCGCGCCAACATTATCAGTGAAAGTAGTGGCTGATATGGCGGAAGCTATTGAGCATATTAATCACTATGGCTCCCATCATACGGATGCCATCGTGACAGAAAATTATACAAAAGCGAGAGCTTTTTTAACCGAGGTTGATTCTAGCTCCGTCATGGTTAATGCCTCAACTGGTTTTGCTGATGGCTTTGAATATGGCCTTGGCGCTGAAATTGGTATTTCTACAGATAAGATTCATGCGAGAGGGCCTGTAGGTCTTGAGGGCTTAACCTCGCAAAAATATGTGGTGCTGGGGGATGGGCACATTCGTCAGTAA
- a CDS encoding flavin prenyltransferase UbiX, producing MTKSSALYKQTVTIAMTGASGAQYGLRLLEVLVQHQVQVFFMISKAAQVVVATETDWKLPGKPDVLAEYFQQRFQAKQGQIQVFGREQWMAPVASGSGAPSQMVVCPCSTGTLSAIATGASNNLIERAADVALKERRQLILVPRETPYSAIHLEHMLKLTQLGVTILPASPGFYQKPQSIDDMVDFVVARILNQLGIDHQLLPRWGE from the coding sequence ATGACCAAATCGAGTGCACTGTATAAGCAAACTGTCACCATAGCGATGACGGGGGCTTCAGGTGCTCAATATGGTTTAAGGCTATTGGAAGTATTGGTGCAGCACCAGGTTCAAGTATTTTTTATGATTTCTAAGGCTGCTCAAGTGGTAGTAGCAACTGAAACAGACTGGAAACTGCCTGGCAAACCGGATGTGCTTGCAGAGTATTTTCAGCAGAGGTTTCAAGCAAAACAGGGGCAAATCCAGGTGTTTGGTCGTGAGCAGTGGATGGCGCCTGTAGCATCAGGCTCTGGTGCTCCTAGTCAAATGGTGGTTTGCCCTTGTAGCACGGGTACTCTGTCAGCTATAGCAACAGGCGCTAGTAACAACTTAATTGAGCGGGCTGCTGATGTAGCCTTAAAAGAGCGTCGTCAGCTGATTCTGGTGCCAAGAGAAACTCCTTATTCAGCAATTCACTTAGAGCACATGTTAAAACTGACCCAGCTTGGTGTGACCATTTTGCCAGCCAGCCCAGGGTTTTATCAGAAGCCGCAGTCAATAGATGATATGGTGGACTTTGTCGTTGCTCGGATTTTAAACCAGTTAGGTATTGATCATCAGTTGCTTCCCCGTTGGGGAGAGTAA
- a CDS encoding DUF2845 domain-containing protein, whose product MFHFSRAIVIITSLVIGWALSLPGYAFRCKTKLVVEGYTTGQVINRCGKPAIREEIVVEYIRRYHDGYEASNYVTKEFWVYGASSSRFIRILTFEDDELVKIETGGYGGHIAKRINCLEPKGAIEQGDNIALVAYLCGEPTRARLIGRIKGRYFYRGYNFSNQIIEEWDYFQRGSNRKRVYRFRDGILDSIREDDLY is encoded by the coding sequence ATGTTTCATTTCTCACGAGCCATAGTCATCATTACCTCTCTAGTGATTGGCTGGGCACTTTCCTTACCAGGTTATGCTTTTCGATGCAAAACCAAGCTGGTGGTAGAAGGCTATACAACAGGACAAGTGATTAACCGCTGTGGTAAGCCTGCTATTCGAGAGGAAATCGTGGTTGAGTATATTCGCCGCTATCATGATGGCTATGAAGCCTCAAACTATGTAACAAAAGAGTTCTGGGTATATGGTGCAAGTTCTAGCCGATTTATTCGCATTTTGACATTTGAAGATGATGAGCTAGTAAAAATTGAAACAGGTGGCTATGGCGGCCATATTGCCAAACGAATCAATTGTTTAGAGCCAAAGGGGGCGATTGAGCAAGGTGATAACATAGCTTTGGTAGCTTATCTGTGTGGTGAGCCTACTAGAGCCAGGCTGATTGGTCGGATTAAAGGCCGCTACTTTTACCGAGGGTATAACTTTTCCAATCAAATTATTGAAGAGTGGGACTATTTTCAAAGGGGCTCTAATCGTAAGCGTGTCTATCGTTTTAGAGATGGTATTTTGGATTCAATCCGAGAAGACGACTTGTACTAA
- the rsfS gene encoding ribosome silencing factor, which yields MYSEQLKQLVVDTLEDMKGNDITCLDVKGMTSVTDHMIIVSGTSNRHIKSLADSVIEKAKENGVRPLGVEGQDSAEWVLVDLGDVVTHIMLPATRQFYDLERLWETSTASLEHQH from the coding sequence ATGTATTCTGAACAACTTAAGCAGCTTGTTGTTGATACCCTTGAAGATATGAAAGGGAATGACATAACTTGCCTCGATGTGAAAGGTATGACCAGCGTTACCGATCATATGATTATTGTCAGTGGAACCTCCAACCGCCATATCAAATCCCTTGCTGATTCAGTGATTGAAAAAGCCAAAGAGAATGGTGTTCGCCCATTAGGTGTTGAAGGACAGGATTCTGCTGAGTGGGTGCTGGTCGACTTGGGTGATGTTGTAACTCATATTATGTTGCCTGCTACTCGTCAATTTTATGACCTGGAGCGGCTATGGGAAACCTCTACTGCTAGCTTAGAGCATCAGCACTAG
- the rlmH gene encoding 23S rRNA (pseudouridine(1915)-N(3))-methyltransferase RlmH, translating into MRVRLIAVGTKMPAWVVAGYNEYAKRLPSDCKLESCEIPLAKRTKGSDLKRAQKKEGEQMLSAIASSDRVIALDLTGKPWSTEQLADQLSGWRLDGRNVSLLVGGPEGLAPECLARAEQKWCLSPLTLPHPLVRVLVAEQLYRAWSILQNHPYHR; encoded by the coding sequence ATGCGAGTTCGCTTAATTGCTGTGGGCACTAAAATGCCTGCATGGGTTGTTGCTGGTTATAATGAGTATGCCAAGCGACTGCCTTCTGATTGTAAGCTGGAAAGTTGTGAAATTCCTTTAGCAAAACGTACCAAAGGCAGCGACTTGAAGCGGGCTCAAAAAAAAGAGGGGGAGCAGATGCTCTCCGCTATTGCCTCAAGTGACAGAGTGATAGCGTTAGATCTTACTGGTAAGCCCTGGTCTACAGAGCAGCTTGCTGACCAGTTGTCTGGTTGGCGGTTAGATGGACGTAATGTGTCTTTATTAGTGGGTGGGCCGGAAGGTCTGGCGCCAGAGTGTTTAGCTAGAGCTGAACAAAAGTGGTGCCTTTCTCCTTTAACGCTTCCTCATCCGCTGGTTCGAGTATTGGTAGCTGAACAGCTGTATCGTGCTTGGAGTATTCTCCAGAACCACCCTTATCACCGTTAA
- a CDS encoding LON peptidase substrate-binding domain-containing protein, whose product MASIPIFPLNTVLFPKCKLPLQIFEPRYLDMLSQSLKAGSGFVIALAKSTHQTAIMPKVYCVGTLTQIVDFGQLPNGLLGVTVMGQDKVVIGSGWLEDSGLMVAEVSPLPIEQSISLPKKYQCLAEVLGALLAHPIVAELEVSSNLSNGLIVGWQLANYLPFSLQQKQLLLELNNPLLRLAQISHLLDDMAQAAV is encoded by the coding sequence ATGGCGTCAATCCCCATTTTCCCCCTTAATACCGTACTTTTTCCTAAGTGCAAACTTCCATTACAAATATTTGAACCACGCTATCTAGATATGCTGTCACAAAGCTTAAAAGCAGGGAGTGGTTTTGTTATAGCATTGGCTAAATCTACTCACCAGACAGCCATTATGCCCAAAGTTTATTGTGTAGGGACATTGACGCAAATAGTGGATTTTGGCCAATTACCCAATGGTCTGCTAGGGGTAACTGTAATGGGGCAAGATAAGGTAGTAATTGGCTCCGGCTGGTTGGAAGATAGTGGCTTAATGGTGGCGGAAGTATCTCCTCTACCTATTGAACAATCGATATCATTACCTAAAAAATATCAGTGTTTGGCTGAAGTGTTGGGAGCGTTGCTAGCCCATCCTATAGTGGCTGAGTTGGAAGTATCAAGTAACCTGAGCAATGGTTTGATAGTCGGTTGGCAACTGGCAAACTATTTACCCTTTAGCTTGCAGCAAAAACAGTTGCTGCTGGAGCTCAATAATCCTCTATTGCGGCTAGCACAAATCAGCCATTTATTGGATGACATGGCTCAAGCCGCTGTTTAA
- a CDS encoding bifunctional DedA family/phosphatase PAP2 family protein, with protein sequence MDLSAVQPLLDWLSANQQWLAIAILLFAFFESLAIVGIVIPGVALLYGVAALAGKLEMNIWLVLGCGFIGAVLGDGISFLAGHHYHEQIKQRWPFNRYPTFIERGEAFFNKHGGKSIAIGRFVGPIRPVIPLVAGILNMPASRFLLINISSAVAWAPVYLLPGYVSGLLLQASFELPRSFYLGLVIIIIGIGAFCWLVSQTTHQLTADQRGYHWFAQHFAYKSWWQRFCSPRQQVSHSFPLADLLASLVCTILFISLFITITQDWWDDINQNLLSYFINLHQPLIDNAVIGITLLGDTQNILLLTVFAVCWLWFSQYRATAVYVGGCMIAAQLITWALKVSLAWPRPDVLIQLPSPYSFPSGHTTLLSTLALTISCLVATEQPVKKRWWIYFLGILPGCLVGFSRVYLGSHWFTDILAGLLLSIIITALARFFYTPHDKTSLHTNFALFVLLAGVLLISSAYVVFTFPEAQQLYLLK encoded by the coding sequence ATGGACCTTTCTGCCGTACAACCTTTACTTGACTGGTTATCTGCCAACCAACAGTGGCTTGCTATTGCTATTCTATTGTTTGCCTTTTTTGAATCTCTGGCCATTGTTGGGATAGTTATTCCAGGAGTTGCCTTACTTTATGGTGTGGCTGCTTTAGCGGGAAAGCTGGAAATGAATATCTGGCTAGTACTTGGTTGTGGATTTATAGGTGCTGTTTTGGGAGATGGCATTAGTTTTTTAGCTGGCCATCATTATCATGAGCAAATTAAGCAACGCTGGCCGTTTAATCGCTACCCTACATTTATTGAACGTGGCGAAGCCTTCTTCAACAAGCATGGTGGCAAAAGCATTGCAATTGGCCGTTTTGTTGGTCCTATTAGGCCAGTAATTCCTCTGGTTGCAGGTATTTTGAATATGCCTGCCAGCCGCTTCCTATTAATCAACATTAGTTCGGCAGTCGCTTGGGCCCCGGTGTATTTGTTGCCGGGCTATGTATCTGGGCTATTGTTACAAGCCTCATTTGAATTACCCCGCTCCTTCTATTTAGGGCTGGTCATTATTATTATAGGTATAGGCGCTTTCTGCTGGCTAGTCAGCCAAACTACTCACCAACTAACAGCAGACCAACGAGGCTACCATTGGTTTGCACAACATTTTGCTTACAAATCTTGGTGGCAACGCTTTTGTTCCCCTCGACAACAAGTCAGCCATAGTTTTCCCTTAGCTGATTTGCTAGCCAGTTTGGTTTGCACGATTCTGTTCATTTCACTGTTTATCACTATTACACAAGACTGGTGGGATGATATTAATCAGAATTTACTCAGCTATTTTATTAATCTTCACCAGCCATTAATTGATAATGCAGTCATTGGGATTACTTTACTGGGTGACACTCAGAATATTTTATTGCTTACTGTGTTCGCTGTATGCTGGCTATGGTTTAGCCAATATCGCGCTACCGCAGTATACGTGGGTGGTTGTATGATTGCCGCCCAACTTATTACTTGGGCTCTTAAAGTATCATTGGCCTGGCCTCGACCCGATGTATTAATACAACTGCCAAGTCCCTACTCTTTTCCTAGCGGCCATACTACGCTACTTTCTACTTTAGCATTAACTATTAGCTGTTTAGTTGCGACTGAACAACCTGTAAAAAAACGTTGGTGGATTTACTTTCTAGGTATATTACCAGGCTGCTTGGTCGGATTTAGTCGAGTTTATTTAGGTAGTCATTGGTTCACAGATATTCTAGCTGGATTACTTCTTAGTATTATTATTACTGCATTAGCTCGGTTCTTTTATACGCCTCACGACAAGACCAGCCTACATACAAATTTTGCTTTATTTGTGTTGTTAGCTGGTGTATTACTAATAAGCTCTGCTTATGTCGTGTTTACTTTCCCTGAAGCACAACAGCTTTATCTTCTTAAATAA
- a CDS encoding M28 family metallopeptidase: MKKTLLPIMLSIIGVSGSALANDWLVSDSDEGWSCEYRANNTPWRLMRCVTANGVMQHLNVLQAIADANNGTRVAGSNGYTQSVQYIAHKMSAAGYKVELNPFSFRQFKKLGPATLKQTSPRGDVYEEDKDFRVMSHSDGGDETALVTAVDLDLGPDNKSSSGCEADDFVGFPQGHIALIQRGSCSFQQKAENAANAGAVGAIIFNQGNTDDRKGLMSGTLSSDYSGGIPVFFATYDNGVSWADTAGLNLNMSVKVDRTETTTYNVIAESRLGNPNNVVMVGAHLDSVDDGPGINDNGSGSAAVLEVALKMKRVMPKNKLRFAWWGAEEFGLVGSTKYVESLSDAEKDKIALYLNFDMVGSTNYKLGVYDGDGSEFGLKGPKGSDAIEALFNLYFNMQGTQSTPSEISFRSDYAAFFNEGIPFGGLFTGAEGIKTEAQAKLYGGKAGEPFDPCYHAACDTTDNISKAALEINADAIGLSTLWYAFSTESVNGGEATSEDQPERALRRSLADEAAKPKLEPERLGHMWLK; this comes from the coding sequence ATGAAGAAAACACTGCTCCCTATTATGCTAAGCATTATAGGAGTTTCTGGGAGTGCGCTGGCTAACGACTGGCTTGTTTCCGACTCTGATGAAGGCTGGTCTTGTGAATATCGTGCAAATAATACCCCTTGGCGTTTAATGCGTTGTGTAACAGCAAATGGTGTTATGCAGCATTTAAATGTATTGCAGGCAATCGCCGATGCTAATAATGGTACTCGGGTCGCTGGCTCCAATGGCTATACCCAGTCAGTGCAGTATATTGCTCATAAAATGTCAGCTGCTGGTTATAAAGTTGAACTGAATCCTTTTTCTTTCCGACAGTTTAAAAAACTAGGGCCTGCTACGTTGAAGCAAACCTCACCTAGAGGCGATGTTTATGAGGAAGATAAGGATTTCAGGGTTATGTCCCATAGTGATGGAGGCGATGAAACTGCATTGGTGACAGCTGTGGATCTTGATTTAGGGCCAGATAACAAGTCAAGCAGTGGTTGTGAGGCTGATGATTTTGTAGGGTTTCCTCAAGGCCATATTGCGTTAATTCAGCGGGGAAGTTGCTCTTTTCAACAAAAAGCTGAAAATGCCGCTAATGCAGGTGCTGTTGGCGCGATCATATTTAACCAGGGTAATACTGATGACCGAAAAGGTTTGATGAGTGGTACATTGTCATCTGACTATAGCGGAGGTATCCCCGTCTTTTTTGCTACCTACGACAATGGTGTGAGCTGGGCTGACACGGCTGGACTAAACCTGAATATGTCAGTCAAAGTCGACCGCACTGAAACCACTACTTACAACGTCATTGCTGAGAGCCGTTTAGGCAATCCAAATAATGTCGTGATGGTTGGCGCTCATTTAGACTCTGTTGATGATGGGCCTGGTATTAATGACAACGGCTCTGGCAGTGCAGCAGTATTAGAAGTGGCGTTAAAAATGAAGCGGGTAATGCCGAAGAACAAACTGCGGTTTGCCTGGTGGGGAGCTGAAGAGTTTGGTTTAGTTGGTTCTACCAAGTATGTTGAGTCTTTATCTGATGCTGAAAAAGATAAGATAGCCCTCTATCTTAACTTCGATATGGTTGGCTCGACTAACTATAAGCTGGGTGTATATGATGGCGATGGCTCAGAGTTTGGACTGAAAGGTCCGAAAGGGTCGGATGCGATAGAAGCCTTATTTAACTTGTACTTCAATATGCAGGGCACTCAAAGTACGCCTTCAGAAATCAGCTTCCGCTCTGATTATGCTGCTTTCTTTAATGAAGGCATCCCATTTGGAGGCTTGTTTACTGGAGCAGAAGGGATTAAAACTGAAGCCCAGGCTAAACTGTATGGTGGTAAAGCCGGTGAGCCTTTTGACCCATGCTACCATGCTGCCTGTGATACCACTGATAACATCAGCAAAGCGGCTTTAGAAATTAATGCGGATGCTATCGGCTTATCTACTTTGTGGTATGCCTTCTCTACAGAGTCTGTTAATGGAGGGGAAGCAACTTCAGAAGATCAGCCTGAACGAGCTCTTCGCCGTTCACTGGCTGACGAAGCGGCTAAGCCTAAACTTGAACCAGAGCGACTGGGTCATATGTGGTTAAAGTAG